Proteins from a genomic interval of Helicoverpa zea isolate HzStark_Cry1AcR chromosome 13, ilHelZeax1.1, whole genome shotgun sequence:
- the LOC124635662 gene encoding uncharacterized protein LOC124635662: MPRKPCYWTRKLELELVAFVRERDYIWRPVGNTNHHIQQKYKAYAEFAARLGRGFTARSVRDRWVNIRSTFNHNHRRVERSKLKANTAADIYVPCWPLWKPLQFLKDVCKREDLNYEKFEPAASDFKEFSSIQVKEEQQSELENDFELNIRQRSQRTDRPLRKPRVMKKSNRKSKCKQVIDDLLMAMKPMVSEPLPDQSYWFFGKHITERLNCMRRIDAESACHDILNLLNEWQQDDPT, from the exons ATGCCTCGCAAACCATGTTATTGGACGCGAAAGTTAGAATTAGAGTTAGTTGCGTTTGTTCGAGAAAGGGATTACATATGGCGCCCCGTCGGCAACACAAATCACCATATTCAGCAGAAATACAAAGCTTACGCTGAGTTTGCAGCTAGACTGGGCCGTGGATTTACTG CTCGCTCTGTCCGTGATCGCTGGGTGAACATCAGAAGTACTTTCAACCACAATCATCGCAGAGTGGAAAGGTCCAAGCTCAAAGCGAACACTGCGGCTGACATATACGTTCCATGCTGGCCTTTGTGGAAGCCCTTGCAGTTCTTAAAAGATGTTTGTAAGCGGGAAGATCTGAATTATGAG AAATTTGAACCTGCTGCCAGTGATTTCAAAGAATTCTCAAGTATTCAAGTTAAAGAAGAACAACAGTCAGAATTAGAAAATgattttgaattaaatattcGCCAGAGAAGCCAGCGCACAGATAGACCACTTCGCAAACCAAGAGTTATGAAAAAAAGCAATAGAAAATCAAAATGCAAGCAGGTTATCGATGACCTTCTCATGGCTATGAAGCCTATGGTTTCTGAACCATTGCCAGATCAGAGCTACTGGTTTTTCGGAAAACATATTACGGAAAGACTGAATTGTATGAGGAGGATTGATGCTGAAAGTGCATGTCATGACATCTTGAATCTGTTAAATGAATGGCAGCAAGATGATCCAACGTAA